A portion of the Podospora pseudoanserina strain CBS 124.78 chromosome 2, whole genome shotgun sequence genome contains these proteins:
- a CDS encoding hypothetical protein (antiSMASH:Cluster_1) produces the protein MPWLRSNDADRVGLTHSPTKPQSLAIRLDIITKVTQGLGSGVALRRMKQLHPSRNPALFGTFLFDCRVPGQQTDLIATRDAVAHSPGPIAASNRRIASHAYVITTRIMDRFGTDAVHYIPNSQPRIHTHTYTFGRSRVSWARLSLRLLDGMRGQEP, from the exons ATGCCGTGGTTGCGCTCAAACGATGCGGACAGGGTTGGATTGACCCACTCCCC CACAAAGCCACAATCGCTGGCCATCCGTCTCGACATTATCACCAAAGTGACTCAAGGCCTTGGATCAGGTGTCGCGTTGAGACGTATGAAGCAACTCCACCCTTCTCGCAACCCAGCCCTGTTTGGGACATTCCTCTTCGATTGCCGGGTTCCAGGCCAGCAAACAGACCTCATCGCG ACAAGAGATGCTGTAGCACACTCACCAGGACCTATCGCCGCCAGCAACAGGCGTATCGCATCGCACGCATATGTCATCACGACCCGGATTATGGACAGATTTGGAACAGACGCAGTACACTACATACCTAACAGCCAACCAAgaatacacacacacacatacacattTGGCCGGTCCCGAGTATCGTGGGCGCGCCTCTCTTTGAGACTGTTGGACGGTATGCGAGGGCAAGAACCCTGA
- a CDS encoding hypothetical protein (antiSMASH:Cluster_1) — protein sequence MFYSRKPSPSHPSSRAMGIGHRSLIIRVCTRETTTRGGKFPASGIHQFPSEHRPLHQGILKPPADGSQRGPFTSRPSPFSLTTSPWGCAWTTLTTPTTLLLRHEKATSSESRSAHGSATCAGWPFRHSNIPPWLRSHVFHHLSHRPVQLVAGFLEFTTRSQPRTHYH from the exons ATGTTCTATTCTAGGaaaccatccccatcccatccgtcTTCCCGGGCAATGGGAATCGGCCACAGAAGTTTAATTATTAGAGTGTGCACACGGGAGACAACAACACGCGGGGGAAAGTTCCCTGCCTCGGGAATTCATCAATTCCCTAGCGAGCATCGCCCTCTTCATCAAGGCATTCTCAAACCTCCCGCGGACGGGTCGCAACGCGGTCCGTTCACCAGCCGGCCATCACCGTTTTCGTTGACGACATCACCTTGGGGTTGTGCATGGACCACCTtaaccaccccaaccacacTACTCCTGCGGCACGAGAAGGCCACCTCAAG CGAGTCCAGATCTGCTCATGGCTCGGCTACTTGCGCCGGGTGGCCTTTCCGCCATTCCAACATTCCACCATGGCTTCGAAGCCACGTTTTTCACCACTTGTCACATCGGCCTGTCCAACTTGTGGCTGGATTCCTCGAATTCACTACACGCTCACAACCCCGCACCCATTACCACTGA
- a CDS encoding hypothetical protein (EggNog:ENOG503PFDI; COG:S; antiSMASH:Cluster_1): MASSKPRQPRLRASCDGCFHAKVKCSKARPICSRCLACGIECRYSPSSRAGKPKSDGSSNIQSTTPTDMTGMTSPVSDDKGMLYSVHQTAHPLYKLETGWHTPPTSVDGSMSRTHSMSGLAMLGMETGSTTHVDPTMATDIYSTGMPWTPPNDMSSQFVDSPAMAAQLNHGRSHSYDFAMSAAMPPWTDPTAADMYTYGQTQIPTPGSMSATYFPSPTATPQLRSTPRTKSSSSSASSGGSCTCFTACLQSLQALHNASSPGAPPFDLVLSLNRKAVEGCASMLSCPRCMSRSGTHTAAMLLATVIGKITSFYKNASHTYFEKGSIPAATSPNALGVSLGGYTLMGEEGRWLELEILARELRKLEEVYAQFREVCADLSEDPEVSRAMIGYLGHNLGSTLEVIHHRKGDIAYT; encoded by the coding sequence ATGGCTTCCTCAAAGCCCCGTCAACCTCGTCTACGCGCCTCATGTGATGGCTGCTTTCATGCCAAGGTCAAGTGCTCTAAGGCAAGGCCAATATGTTCTCGCTGTCTAGCTTGTGGGATCGAATGTCGGTACTCCCCATCTAGCAGGGCCGGGAAACCAAAATCCGATGGCAGCTCCAACATACAGTCGACAACGCCCACTGATATGACGGGAATGACCTCGCCAGTATCTGACGACAAGGGCATGCTGTACTCGGTCCACCAGACAGCGCACCCACTATACAAGCTGGAAACTGGATGGCACACACCTCCCACCAGCGTGGATGGAAGCATGAGCCGAACACATTCCATGTCTGGGTTGGCTATGCTGGGTATGGAAACAGGTTCTACCACCCACGTGGATCCGACAATGGCCACCGACATCTACTCGACAGGCATGCCTTGGACCCCACCCAACGACATGTCTTCCCAGTTTGTTGACTCCCCAGCCATGGCAGCCCAGCTCAACCACGGGCGCTCCCATTCGTACGACTTTGCCATGTCGGCAGCCATGCCGCCTTGGACCGATCCAACTGCCGCAGACATGTACACATACGGTCAAACACAGATCCCGACGCCTGGAAGCATGTCAGCTACCTATTTCCCCAGCCCTACCGCGACGCCCCAGCTGAGGtcaacaccaaggacaaAGTCCTCGTCGAGctcggcaagctctgggGGCTCCTGCACATGCTTTACCGCTTGTTTGCAGTCGTTACAAGCACTTCACAATGCCTCCAGCCCTGGAGCGCCACCCTTCGACCTCGTGCTGTCCTTGAACCGCAAAGCAGTGGAGGGATGTGCCTCGATGCTCAGTTGCCCACGATGCATGAGCAGGTCAGGAACACACACGGCAGCGATGCTTCTCGCGACCGTCATTGGCAAGATCACCTCCTTCTATAAGAACGCATCCCACACCTATTTTGAGAAAGGCAGTATCCCAGCGGCGACGTCACCAAATGCGCTGGGAGTTAGCCTGGGCGGATACACGCTTatgggggaagagggaagatGGCTCGAGTTGGAGATCCTGGCGCGTGAGCTACGAAAGCTGGAAGAAGTGTATGCTCAGTTTCGTGAGGTCTGTGCAGATCTATCTGAAGACCCCGAAGTCAGCCGGGCCATGATTGGATACCTCGGGCACAACCTCGGGTCCACCCTCGAAGTCATACACCACAGGAAAGGCGACATTGCCTACACATAG
- a CDS encoding hypothetical protein (antiSMASH:Cluster_1) has product MEGGSPLKASLVDQTSQSGDLSMFQMEVPYAWVWFPALEGGGLVVEDGNQQLLALPVSNVPKTASQRSSCRLRIRAD; this is encoded by the coding sequence ATGGAGGGTGGATCGCCGTTAAAAGCGTCCTTGGTAGACCAAACATCACAATCAGGAGATTTGTCCATGTTCCAGATGGAAGTTCCATATGCGTGGGTCTGGTTTCCTGCcctcgagggaggggggcttgTTGTCGAAGATGGCAATCAGCAACTGCTTGCACTACCTGTGTCGAATGTTCCAAAAACGGCCAGTCAGCGGTCAAGTTGTCGACTGCGCATTAGGGCCGATTGA
- a CDS encoding hypothetical protein (antiSMASH:Cluster_1): MIVIRSRSYVSILTRTAQSFMICSLRLSEPHAISLASHSRFQPSFSRLWFGLASRACRAPPRGHHLIMFPSRMKIAIFLHHRAFLSHSCLTEVEPDSKNQLRI, encoded by the exons ATGATCGTCATCCGATCTCGCTCATATGTATCTATACTCACAAGAACTGCTCAGAGTTTCATGATCTGCAGCTTACGTCTTTCTGAACCACATGCCATATCAT TGGCAAGCCACAGCCGTTTTCAACCATCTTTCTCTAGACTTTGGTTCGGCCTCGCGTCGCGAGCATGTAGAGCCCCACCCCGAGGTCACCATCTTATCATGTTCCCATCTCGAATGAAGATTGCCATATTCCTTCATCATCGCGCATTTTTGTCTCATTCATGCCTGACAGAAGTCGAACCTGACTCCAAGAATCAGTTGAGAATTTGA